The following are encoded together in the Xanthobacter autotrophicus Py2 genome:
- a CDS encoding FeS assembly protein SufB (TIGRFAM: FeS assembly protein SufB~PFAM: SufBD protein~KEGG: nwi:Nwi_1664 FeS assembly protein SufB) encodes MAAVQDTVEQVRSIDVDQYKYGFETLIESEKAPKGLSEEVIRYISAKKEEPEWMLQWRLDAYARWLTMPEPEWARVDYPTIDYQDLYYYSQPKQFKAPKSLDEVDPEILKTYAKLGIPLREQEILAGVEIPEGERPKIAVDAVFDSVSVATTFKEELKAAGVIFMPISEALREHPDMVKQYLGSVVPPTDNYFATLNQAVFSDGSFVYIPPGVRCPMELSTYFRINEKNTGQFERTLIIADKGSYVSYLEGCTAPMRDENQLHAAVVELVVLDDAEIKYSTVQNWYPGDADGKGGIYNFVTKRGDCRGKNSKISWTQVETGSAITWKYPSCVLRGEGSSGEFYSIAISNGRQQVDSGTKMIHLGKNTTSRIISKGISAGRSNNTYRGLVSAHRKAAGARNFTNCDSLLIGDNCGAHTVPYIEAKNPTAQFEHEATTSKISEDMLFYCMQRGLTQEDAVALVVNGFVRDVLQQLPMEFAVEAQKLISISLEGSVG; translated from the coding sequence ATGGCGGCCGTACAGGACACAGTCGAACAGGTTCGCTCCATCGACGTCGACCAGTACAAATACGGGTTCGAGACACTGATCGAATCCGAGAAGGCGCCGAAAGGCCTTTCGGAGGAGGTGATTCGCTACATCTCCGCCAAGAAGGAAGAGCCGGAATGGATGCTGCAGTGGCGCCTTGATGCCTATGCGCGCTGGCTGACCATGCCGGAGCCGGAGTGGGCGCGGGTCGACTATCCGACCATCGATTACCAGGATCTCTATTATTATTCCCAGCCCAAGCAGTTCAAGGCGCCCAAGTCGCTGGACGAGGTGGATCCGGAGATCCTGAAGACTTACGCCAAGCTCGGCATCCCGCTGCGCGAGCAGGAGATCCTGGCCGGCGTCGAGATCCCCGAGGGCGAGCGGCCGAAGATCGCCGTGGACGCGGTGTTCGACAGCGTCTCGGTCGCCACCACCTTCAAAGAAGAGCTGAAGGCCGCCGGCGTCATCTTCATGCCGATCTCCGAGGCGCTGCGCGAGCACCCCGATATGGTGAAGCAGTATCTCGGCTCCGTGGTGCCGCCCACCGACAATTATTTTGCGACGCTGAACCAGGCGGTGTTTTCCGACGGCTCGTTCGTCTACATCCCGCCCGGCGTGCGTTGCCCCATGGAGCTGTCCACCTACTTCCGCATCAACGAGAAGAACACCGGCCAGTTCGAGCGCACCCTGATCATCGCCGACAAGGGCTCCTACGTGTCGTACCTGGAGGGCTGCACCGCCCCCATGCGCGACGAGAACCAGCTCCATGCCGCGGTGGTGGAACTGGTGGTGCTCGACGATGCCGAGATCAAGTATTCGACGGTGCAGAACTGGTATCCCGGCGATGCCGACGGCAAGGGTGGCATCTATAATTTTGTGACCAAGCGCGGCGACTGCCGGGGCAAGAATTCCAAGATTTCCTGGACCCAGGTGGAGACCGGCTCGGCCATCACCTGGAAGTATCCGAGCTGCGTGCTGCGCGGGGAAGGTTCCTCCGGCGAGTTCTACTCCATCGCCATCTCCAATGGCCGCCAGCAGGTGGACAGTGGCACCAAGATGATCCATCTGGGCAAGAACACCACCAGCCGGATCATCTCCAAGGGCATCTCGGCGGGCCGCTCCAACAACACCTATCGCGGCCTCGTCTCGGCCCATCGCAAGGCCGCAGGCGCGCGCAATTTCACCAACTGCGATTCGCTGCTCATCGGCGACAATTGCGGGGCGCACACCGTGCCCTACATCGAGGCGAAGAACCCCACCGCCCAGTTTGAGCACGAGGCCACCACCTCGAAGATCTCCGAGGACATGCTGTTCTACTGCATGCAGCGCGGCCTGACCCAGGAAGACGCGGTCGCCCTCGTGGTCAACGGCTTCGTGCGCGACGTGCTCCAGCAGCTGCCCATGGAGTTCGCCGTGGAAGCGCAGAAGCTTATTTCCATCAGCCTCGAAGGCAGCGTCGGCTGA
- a CDS encoding FeS assembly ATPase SufC (TIGRFAM: FeS assembly ATPase SufC~PFAM: ABC transporter related~KEGG: bra:BRADO5446 ABC transporter associated with Fe-S cluster assembly, ATP binding protein) gives MAPLLEIKDLHAEISGGRKIIDGMNLTINPGEVHAIMGPNGAGKSTLSYVLSGKPGYDITAGEVIFRGVNLLELSPDERAAQGLFLCFQYPLEIPGVSNMAFLHTAVNSQRRKRGETELTSPELVRKVRELGQTLGINAEMLKRPVNVGFSGGEKKRNETLQMALLEPYLCVLDEADSGLDIDALKVVSNGVNALRSPERSMLVITHYQRLLDYIVPDVVHVFAAGRIVHTGGKELALELEATGYAQYQNEAA, from the coding sequence ATGGCTCCCCTTCTGGAAATCAAGGACCTCCATGCCGAGATCTCGGGGGGGCGCAAGATCATCGACGGCATGAACCTCACCATCAATCCCGGTGAGGTGCATGCCATCATGGGGCCGAACGGCGCCGGCAAGTCCACCCTGTCCTATGTGCTCTCGGGCAAGCCGGGCTATGACATCACCGCCGGCGAGGTGATCTTCCGCGGTGTGAACCTGCTGGAACTGTCGCCCGACGAGCGCGCGGCCCAGGGCCTGTTCCTGTGCTTCCAGTATCCGCTGGAAATCCCCGGCGTCTCCAACATGGCGTTCCTGCACACGGCGGTGAACAGCCAGCGCCGCAAGCGCGGCGAGACCGAGCTGACCTCGCCGGAGCTGGTGCGCAAGGTACGCGAGCTGGGCCAGACGCTCGGCATCAACGCCGAGATGCTGAAGCGCCCGGTGAACGTGGGTTTCTCCGGCGGCGAGAAGAAGCGCAACGAGACGCTGCAGATGGCGTTGCTGGAGCCCTATCTGTGTGTGCTCGACGAGGCGGATTCGGGCCTCGACATCGACGCGCTGAAGGTGGTGTCCAACGGCGTGAACGCGCTGCGCTCGCCCGAGCGCTCCATGCTGGTGATCACCCACTACCAGCGCCTGCTCGATTATATCGTGCCGGACGTGGTCCACGTCTTCGCCGCCGGTCGCATCGTGCACACGGGCGGCAAGGAACTGGCGCTGGAGCTGGAAGCCACCGGCTACGCCCAGTACCAGAACGAGGCGGCGTGA
- a CDS encoding FeS assembly protein SufD (TIGRFAM: FeS assembly protein SufD~PFAM: SufBD protein~KEGG: bra:BRADO5445 SufD, needed for FhuF Fe-S center production/stability), translated as MAAATSAQIRPMKTSAELALAETFAAARTALPGGADVAAQRAAAFDTFADVGLPHRRVEAWRYTDLRALMREARPLAAPPDAEAKAAAATAGAMLAGLGFRRLVVVNGAFVPELSDLAGLEAGLSIRSMADALTNGDALTGQLGQTVASSDAVLALNTALMGDGVVLHVAAGAVIERPVELVFVTTQTTPVSMFTRSLVVVEEGASLTLIESHEGPAGVAYQVNTALELVVGAGANVERVKITAEGSDAVHLATLLAKVDANATFANTFFTTGGLVVRNQLLGHLAGEAIHARMNGVSLLSGKQHADTLLSVDHAAPAGESRESFRAVLDGASQDIFQGKIAVRQAAQKTDARMLSRALLLTETAEACAKPELEIFADDVQCGHGCTTGTLDQQLKFYLMSRGIAAKEAEALLIQAFVGEVLDAIGNEGVRAALTDATQAWLLGRE; from the coding sequence ATGGCCGCCGCGACCTCTGCCCAGATCCGACCCATGAAGACCAGTGCCGAGCTGGCGCTGGCCGAGACCTTCGCTGCCGCGCGCACCGCCCTTCCCGGCGGCGCGGACGTGGCGGCCCAGCGCGCCGCCGCCTTCGACACCTTCGCCGATGTGGGCCTGCCCCATCGCCGCGTGGAGGCCTGGCGCTATACCGACCTGCGCGCCTTGATGCGCGAGGCCCGTCCGCTCGCGGCCCCGCCTGATGCGGAGGCCAAGGCCGCTGCTGCCACGGCCGGCGCCATGCTGGCAGGCCTCGGCTTCCGCCGCCTGGTTGTCGTCAATGGCGCCTTCGTGCCCGAGCTGTCGGACCTCGCAGGCCTTGAAGCCGGCCTGTCCATCCGCTCCATGGCGGACGCGCTGACCAATGGCGATGCGCTTACGGGCCAACTGGGGCAGACGGTGGCGTCGTCGGACGCAGTGCTGGCGCTGAACACCGCGCTCATGGGCGACGGCGTGGTGCTGCACGTGGCTGCCGGCGCGGTCATCGAGCGTCCGGTCGAGCTGGTCTTCGTGACCACGCAGACGACCCCCGTCTCCATGTTCACCCGCTCCCTCGTGGTGGTGGAGGAGGGGGCATCCCTCACCCTCATCGAGAGCCATGAGGGCCCCGCGGGCGTCGCCTACCAGGTCAACACCGCGCTGGAACTGGTGGTGGGCGCCGGCGCCAATGTGGAGCGGGTCAAGATCACGGCGGAAGGCTCGGATGCGGTGCATCTCGCCACGCTCCTTGCCAAGGTCGACGCCAACGCCACCTTCGCCAACACCTTCTTCACCACCGGCGGCCTGGTGGTGCGCAACCAGCTTCTCGGACACCTCGCCGGCGAAGCGATCCACGCCCGCATGAATGGCGTGAGCCTGCTGTCAGGCAAGCAGCATGCGGACACCCTGTTGTCGGTGGACCATGCGGCGCCGGCCGGTGAGAGCCGGGAATCCTTCCGCGCCGTTCTCGATGGCGCGTCGCAGGACATCTTCCAGGGCAAGATCGCCGTGCGCCAGGCGGCGCAGAAGACCGATGCCCGCATGCTCAGCCGTGCCCTGCTTTTGACCGAGACGGCGGAGGCCTGCGCCAAGCCGGAGCTGGAGATCTTCGCTGACGACGTGCAGTGCGGCCACGGCTGCACCACCGGCACGCTGGACCAGCAGCTGAAATTCTACCTCATGTCCCGCGGCATCGCCGCGAAGGAGGCGGAAGCGTTGCTCATCCAGGCCTTTGTGGGCGAGGTGCTCGACGCCATCGGCAACGAGGGCGTGCGCGCGGCGCTGACGGATGCGACCCAGGCCTGGCTCCTGGGTCGGGAGTGA
- a CDS encoding cysteine desulfurase, SufS subfamily (TIGRFAM: cysteine desulfurase, SufS subfamily~PFAM: aminotransferase class V; aromatic amino acid beta-eliminating lyase/threonine aldolase; aminotransferase class I and II~KEGG: bbt:BBta_3969 cysteine desulfurase), with amino-acid sequence MMLPLPAPHPAVSNGSYDVLRVREDFPILDLKVNGKPLVYLDNGASAQKPRQVLDRIQQVYTSEYANVHRGLHYLANAATEAYEGGRARVQRFLNAARPEEIVFTRSATEAINLVAATFGKARIKPGDEIVLSIMEHHANIVPWHFLRESLGAVIKWAPVDEEGNFLMDEFEALLTERTKMVAITQMSNVLGTTVPVKEVVKIAHARGIPVLVDGSQGAVHLDVDVQDLDCDFYIITGHKLYGPTGIGALYGKYEHLEAMPPFNGGGEMIREVRQDTVTYGDPPHRFEAGTPAIVQAAGLGAALDYIESIGKARIRAHEAELTRYAQERLGELNSVRIIGTAKDKGAIISFEIKGAHAHDFATLIDNDGIAVRAGTHCAMPLLERFGVSATCRASFGLYNTREEVDRFVAALSKAQELIG; translated from the coding sequence ATGATGCTTCCTCTCCCCGCTCCGCACCCTGCCGTTTCCAACGGCAGCTATGACGTCCTGCGCGTACGCGAGGACTTTCCCATCCTCGACCTGAAGGTCAACGGCAAGCCGCTGGTCTATCTGGATAATGGCGCCTCGGCCCAAAAGCCGCGGCAGGTGCTGGACCGCATCCAGCAGGTTTACACCTCCGAATATGCCAACGTGCATCGCGGCCTGCACTACCTCGCCAATGCGGCCACCGAGGCCTATGAGGGCGGGCGCGCCCGCGTCCAGCGCTTCCTCAATGCGGCGCGGCCGGAAGAGATCGTCTTCACCCGCAGTGCGACGGAGGCGATCAACCTCGTCGCTGCCACCTTCGGGAAAGCCCGCATCAAGCCCGGCGATGAGATCGTGCTCTCCATCATGGAGCATCACGCCAATATCGTGCCCTGGCACTTCCTGCGGGAAAGCCTTGGTGCGGTGATCAAGTGGGCGCCGGTGGACGAGGAAGGCAACTTCCTCATGGACGAGTTCGAGGCCCTGCTCACCGAGCGGACCAAGATGGTGGCCATCACCCAGATGTCCAACGTGCTTGGCACCACCGTTCCGGTGAAGGAGGTGGTGAAGATCGCCCACGCCCGCGGCATTCCGGTGCTGGTGGACGGATCCCAGGGCGCGGTCCATCTCGACGTGGACGTGCAGGATCTCGACTGCGACTTCTACATCATCACCGGCCACAAGCTGTATGGGCCCACCGGCATCGGTGCGCTCTACGGCAAGTATGAGCACCTGGAGGCCATGCCGCCCTTCAACGGCGGCGGCGAGATGATCCGCGAAGTGCGGCAGGACACCGTCACCTATGGCGATCCGCCCCACCGGTTCGAGGCGGGCACGCCGGCCATCGTGCAGGCGGCGGGCCTCGGTGCCGCGCTGGACTATATCGAATCCATCGGCAAGGCCCGCATCCGCGCCCATGAAGCGGAACTCACCCGCTATGCGCAGGAGCGGCTCGGGGAGCTGAACTCGGTGCGCATCATCGGCACGGCCAAGGACAAGGGCGCCATCATCTCGTTCGAGATCAAGGGCGCGCACGCCCACGATTTCGCGACGTTGATCGACAATGACGGCATCGCCGTGCGCGCCGGCACCCATTGCGCCATGCCGCTGCTGGAGCGCTTCGGCGTTTCCGCCACCTGCCGCGCCTCTTTCGGCCTCTACAACACACGCGAGGAAGTGGACCGCTTCGTCGCCGCCCTCTCGAAGGCGCAGGAGCTGATCGGCTGA
- a CDS encoding nitrogenase iron protein (TIGRFAM: nitrogenase iron protein~PFAM: NifH/frxC-family protein~KEGG: bbt:BBta_5925 nitrogenase iron protein, NifH), translating to MSAKGSKERQMSSLRQIAFYGKGGIGKSTTSQNTLAALAQMGHKILIVGCDPKADSTRLILHAKAQDTILSLAANAGSVEDLELEDVMKIGYQDIRCVESGGPEPGVGCAGRGVITSINFLEENGAYEDIDYVSYDVLGDVVCGGFAMPIRENKAQEIYIVMSGEMMAMYAANNISKGILKYANSGGVRLGGLVCNERQTDKELELAENLAKKLGTELIYFVPRDNIVQHAELRRMTVIEYAPDSEQAQHYRNLATKVHANKGNGIIPTPITMDELEDMLMEHGIMKAVDESQVGKTAAELTA from the coding sequence ATGTCGGCTAAAGGTTCGAAGGAGAGACAGATGTCTTCGCTGCGACAGATCGCGTTTTACGGGAAGGGTGGCATCGGCAAGTCCACCACGTCTCAGAATACCCTGGCTGCGCTTGCGCAGATGGGTCACAAGATCCTCATCGTGGGTTGCGACCCCAAGGCCGACTCGACCCGCCTGATCCTGCACGCCAAGGCCCAGGACACCATCCTGTCGCTTGCGGCGAACGCCGGCTCGGTGGAAGACCTCGAGCTCGAGGACGTGATGAAGATCGGCTACCAGGACATCCGCTGCGTGGAGTCCGGTGGTCCTGAGCCGGGCGTCGGCTGCGCCGGCCGCGGCGTGATCACCTCGATCAACTTCCTGGAAGAGAACGGCGCCTACGAGGACATCGACTACGTGTCCTACGACGTGCTCGGCGACGTGGTGTGCGGCGGCTTCGCCATGCCCATCCGCGAGAACAAGGCCCAGGAAATCTACATCGTCATGTCCGGCGAGATGATGGCCATGTATGCGGCCAACAACATCTCCAAGGGCATTCTGAAGTATGCCAACTCCGGCGGCGTGCGCCTGGGCGGGCTGGTGTGCAACGAGCGCCAGACCGACAAGGAGCTGGAGCTGGCCGAGAACCTGGCCAAGAAGCTCGGCACCGAGCTGATCTACTTCGTGCCGCGCGACAACATCGTGCAGCACGCCGAGCTGCGCCGCATGACCGTGATCGAGTATGCGCCCGATTCGGAACAGGCCCAGCACTACCGGAACCTTGCCACCAAGGTTCACGCCAACAAGGGCAACGGCATCATCCCGACCCCCATCACGATGGACGAGCTCGAGGACATGCTGATGGAGCACGGCATCATGAAGGCCGTCGACGAGAGCCAGGTCGGCAAGACCGCCGCCGAGCTCACCGCCTGA
- a CDS encoding nitrogenase molybdenum-iron protein alpha chain (TIGRFAM: nitrogenase molybdenum-iron protein alpha chain; nitrogenase component I, alpha chain~PFAM: oxidoreductase/nitrogenase component 1~KEGG: bbt:BBta_5924 nitrogenase molybdenum-iron protein alpha chain, NifD) — protein sequence MSLAQPQSVAEIKARNKELIAEVLKVYPEKTAKRRAKHLNVHESGKSDCGVKSNIKSIPGVMTIRGCAYAGSKGVVWGPIKDMIHISHGPVGCGQYSWAARRNYYIGTTGIDTFVTMQFTSDFQEKDIVFGGDKKLAKIMDEIQDLFPLNNGITVQSECPIGLIGDDIEAVSKAKSKEYDNKTIVPVRCEGFRGVSQSLGHHIANDAIRDWVFDKMDPNAAPRFEPSPYDVAIIGDYNIGGDAWSSRILLEEMGLRVIAQWSGDGSLAELEATPKAKLNVLHCYRSMNYISRHMEEKFGIPWCEYNFFGPSKIAESLRKIAAYFDDKIKEGAERVIAKYQPLMDAVIAKYRPRLEGKTVMLYVGGLRPRHVIGAYEDLGMEVVGTGYEFGHNDDYQRTAQHYVKDGTIIYDDVTGYEFEKFVEKVQPDLVGSGIKEKYVFQKMGVPFRQMHSWDYSGPYHGYDGFAIFARDMDMAINSPVWKMTKAPWKQAPAQPGLLAAE from the coding sequence ATGAGCTTGGCCCAACCGCAAAGCGTTGCTGAAATCAAGGCGCGTAACAAAGAACTCATCGCGGAAGTTCTCAAGGTTTATCCCGAGAAGACCGCGAAGCGCCGCGCGAAGCACCTCAACGTCCACGAGTCCGGCAAGTCCGATTGCGGCGTGAAGTCGAACATCAAGTCCATCCCGGGCGTGATGACGATCCGCGGCTGCGCGTATGCCGGTTCCAAGGGCGTGGTGTGGGGTCCCATCAAGGACATGATCCACATCTCCCACGGCCCGGTGGGCTGCGGCCAGTACAGCTGGGCCGCCCGCCGCAACTACTACATCGGCACGACGGGCATCGACACCTTCGTGACCATGCAGTTCACCTCGGACTTCCAGGAAAAGGACATCGTCTTCGGCGGCGACAAGAAGCTCGCCAAGATCATGGACGAAATCCAGGACCTGTTCCCGCTGAACAACGGCATCACCGTCCAGTCCGAGTGCCCGATCGGCCTCATCGGCGACGACATCGAGGCCGTGTCCAAGGCGAAGTCCAAGGAATACGACAACAAGACCATCGTGCCGGTCCGCTGCGAGGGCTTCCGCGGCGTGTCCCAGTCGCTCGGCCATCACATCGCCAACGATGCGATCCGGGACTGGGTGTTCGACAAGATGGACCCGAATGCGGCCCCCCGCTTCGAGCCGTCCCCGTATGACGTCGCCATCATCGGCGACTACAACATCGGTGGCGACGCCTGGTCTTCGCGCATCCTGCTCGAGGAAATGGGCCTGCGCGTGATCGCACAGTGGTCCGGCGACGGCTCGCTTGCCGAGCTCGAGGCGACTCCGAAGGCGAAGCTGAACGTCCTGCACTGCTACCGGTCCATGAACTACATCTCCCGCCACATGGAAGAGAAGTTCGGTATCCCGTGGTGCGAGTACAACTTCTTCGGCCCGTCCAAGATCGCCGAGTCGCTGCGTAAGATCGCCGCTTACTTCGACGACAAGATCAAGGAAGGCGCCGAGCGCGTCATCGCCAAGTACCAGCCCCTCATGGACGCGGTCATTGCCAAGTACCGTCCGCGGCTCGAGGGCAAGACCGTCATGCTGTACGTGGGCGGCCTGCGTCCCCGTCACGTGATCGGCGCCTACGAAGACCTCGGCATGGAAGTGGTCGGCACCGGCTACGAGTTCGGCCACAACGACGACTATCAGCGCACCGCCCAGCACTACGTCAAGGATGGCACGATCATCTATGACGACGTGACCGGCTATGAGTTCGAGAAGTTCGTCGAGAAGGTCCAGCCCGATCTCGTCGGCTCGGGCATCAAGGAAAAGTACGTGTTCCAGAAGATGGGTGTGCCGTTCCGGCAGATGCACTCCTGGGACTATTCCGGCCCGTATCACGGCTATGACGGCTTCGCCATCTTCGCCCGCGACATGGACATGGCCATCAACTCCCCCGTCTGGAAGATGACCAAGGCTCCGTGGAAGCAGGCTCCCGCGCAGCCGGGCCTGCTCGCGGCCGAGTGA
- a CDS encoding nitrogenase molybdenum-iron protein beta chain (TIGRFAM: nitrogenase molybdenum-iron protein beta chain~PFAM: oxidoreductase/nitrogenase component 1~KEGG: bbt:BBta_5923 nitrogenase molybdenum-iron protein beta chain, NifK), producing the protein MPQNADNVLDHFELFRGPEYQQMLANKKKLFENPRDPAEVERVREWAKTPEYKEKNFAREALTVNPAKACQPLGAVFAAVGFEQTIPFVHGSQGCVAYYRSHFSRHFKEPSSCVSSSMTEDAAVFGGLNNMIDGLANTYSMYKPKMISVSTTCMAEVIGDDLNAFIKTAKEKGSVPQEYDVPFAHTPAFVGSHITGYDNVLKGIFEHFWDGKAGTAPKLERVPNEKINFIGGFDGYTVGNLREIKRLFGLMGVEYTILADNSEVWDTPTDGEFRMYDGGTTLEEAADALHAKATISMQEFCTEKTLPLIANHGQEVVAFNHPVGVKGTDEFLMAISRISGKEIPEALAKERGRLVDAIADSNAHIHGKKFAIYGDPDLCMGLAAFLLELGAEPTHVLATNGNKKWADKMQELFDSSPFGQNCQVYPGRDLWHMRSLLFTEPVDFLIGNTYGKYLERDTGTPLIRIGFPVFDRHHHHRRPVWGYQGGMNVLITILDKIFDTIDQNTIVPAKTDYSFDIIR; encoded by the coding sequence ATGCCACAGAATGCAGATAACGTGCTCGATCACTTCGAGCTGTTCCGCGGTCCCGAGTACCAGCAGATGCTGGCCAACAAGAAGAAGCTGTTCGAGAACCCCCGCGACCCCGCCGAAGTCGAGCGCGTCCGCGAGTGGGCCAAGACTCCCGAGTACAAGGAAAAGAACTTCGCCCGCGAAGCTCTGACCGTGAACCCGGCCAAGGCCTGCCAGCCGCTCGGCGCCGTCTTCGCCGCCGTGGGCTTCGAGCAGACCATCCCCTTCGTGCACGGCTCGCAGGGTTGCGTCGCTTACTATCGGTCGCACTTCTCGCGTCACTTCAAGGAGCCCAGCTCCTGCGTGTCCTCTTCCATGACGGAAGACGCGGCGGTGTTCGGCGGCCTGAACAACATGATCGACGGCCTCGCCAACACCTACTCCATGTACAAGCCGAAGATGATTTCGGTCTCCACCACCTGCATGGCGGAAGTCATCGGTGACGACCTGAACGCCTTCATCAAGACCGCCAAGGAAAAGGGCTCGGTTCCCCAGGAATACGACGTTCCCTTCGCCCACACCCCGGCGTTCGTCGGCAGCCACATCACCGGCTACGACAACGTGCTGAAGGGCATCTTCGAGCACTTCTGGGACGGCAAGGCCGGCACCGCGCCGAAGCTCGAGCGCGTCCCGAACGAGAAGATCAACTTCATCGGCGGCTTCGACGGCTACACCGTCGGCAACCTGCGTGAAATCAAGCGCCTGTTCGGCCTGATGGGCGTGGAATACACCATCCTCGCCGACAATTCCGAAGTGTGGGACACCCCCACCGACGGCGAATTCCGCATGTATGACGGCGGCACGACCCTGGAAGAGGCGGCCGACGCGCTGCACGCCAAGGCCACCATCTCCATGCAGGAGTTCTGCACCGAGAAGACCCTGCCGCTGATCGCGAACCACGGCCAGGAAGTGGTTGCCTTCAACCACCCGGTGGGCGTGAAGGGCACCGACGAGTTCCTGATGGCGATCTCCCGCATCTCCGGCAAGGAGATTCCGGAAGCCCTCGCCAAGGAGCGCGGTCGTCTGGTTGACGCCATCGCCGACTCCAACGCCCACATCCACGGCAAGAAGTTCGCCATCTACGGCGATCCCGACCTCTGCATGGGCCTGGCGGCCTTCCTGCTCGAGCTCGGTGCCGAGCCGACCCACGTGCTTGCCACCAACGGCAACAAGAAGTGGGCCGACAAGATGCAGGAGCTGTTCGACTCTTCGCCGTTCGGCCAGAATTGCCAAGTCTATCCCGGCCGTGACCTGTGGCACATGCGTTCGCTGCTCTTCACCGAGCCGGTGGACTTCCTGATCGGCAACACCTACGGCAAGTATCTCGAGCGCGACACGGGCACCCCGCTGATCCGCATCGGCTTCCCGGTGTTCGACCGTCACCACCATCACCGCCGTCCGGTGTGGGGTTATCAGGGCGGCATGAACGTGCTGATCACCATCCTCGACAAGATCTTCGACACCATCGATCAGAACACGATCGTCCCGGCGAAGACCGACTACTCGTTCGACATCATCCGTTGA